A single window of Deltaproteobacteria bacterium DNA harbors:
- a CDS encoding lytic transglycosylase domain-containing protein — protein sequence MFKTIKYCMLPRFFAFVLPFVAAAAFVLLPSVSAADFYIYTDENGARHITDAPTSTKYVLFMSETGEMYIKKNGALVSIESIIRNVAKRHEMDPSLIKAVIKVESDFDKAAISRVGARGLMQLMPETAKRYGVKNIHDPYENINGGVRYLKALMAKFDNSLDLSLAAYNAGETAVLKYKDIPPYKETKDFVKKVLKYHSLYKANTY from the coding sequence ATGTTCAAAACCATAAAATATTGCATGTTGCCGAGGTTCTTTGCGTTCGTGTTGCCGTTTGTTGCGGCGGCAGCGTTTGTTTTGCTGCCGTCTGTTTCCGCAGCGGATTTCTACATTTACACCGATGAAAACGGCGCGCGTCATATAACCGACGCCCCTACGTCCACAAAGTATGTCCTGTTTATGAGCGAGACAGGAGAGATGTACATTAAAAAGAACGGCGCTCTCGTTTCGATAGAATCAATCATAAGAAATGTGGCCAAACGCCACGAAATGGACCCGAGCCTTATAAAGGCCGTCATAAAAGTGGAGAGCGACTTCGATAAGGCGGCCATAAGCAGGGTAGGGGCCAGGGGGCTGATGCAACTCATGCCCGAGACGGCAAAGAGGTACGGGGTAAAGAACATACACGACCCCTACGAGAACATCAACGGCGGCGTGCGCTACCTAAAGGCGCTTATGGCGAAGTTCGATAACAGCCTGGACCTTAGCCTTGCCGCGTACAATGCCGGGGAAACCGCAGTGCTTAAATACAAAGACATTCCGCCCTACAAGGAGACAAAGGACTTCGTGAAAAAAGTGCTTAAATACCATTCCTTGTACAAAGCGAACACGTACTGA